gccaccgccgccatctcggAACCCCAGTTTAGGGCAGGACTCAGAGAGGGTGTGGCTGTGGACGACGCTGCCGCCGTCGCAGAACCCTAGGGCAGGGCGTGGTCGCGTTGCGGGCAGCGAGAGCGGCCGTGCGTCTCCCCCGTCAGGCCGTCCTCGGCAGGAACTCGGGACCTCCTCCTGACAGAGGTAAGGCCCTCCGAGGTCCAAGTCGCTGTGCGGCGTGCACAGTAATCTCCCCGGCCTACTCTGTCTTCACGTCAATGCTCATGTGCTCCGACCCTCCCCGACCCCTCCCAGCAAGCAGCAGAGTCTCTCGGGTTCGAGCTCCAccgggccgccggcggcggcgtccatgtTCGTTGGGCGGAGCACAATGCTAGGTTTGAAATTCACCATGATGCTACTGATGAGGCTCTCCTTCTCCTTTGTTTCGTCTGGGTTTTTTCGTTCCCCCTCCCACCACCCCATCTCGTCTgggtttgaaatcaataagagcagCACAAAGTCTAGGTCCCTGTCTCGGTGGCAGGCGGAAGGAGAAGAAggattgatatgtatgagaatattaatattgaactcttaaagttaatgtggccccgttgcaacgcacgggcgttcttctagttatGTTAGTCGACCAGGTTGTTGAATAAGTATGCCACATGTGAACATATATGAAACATGCTTACAATGTTGAAAATATCGCGGTCATTTTAACCTGCGGAAGCAATGTATTTGGTTTATATTTTCATATGTGTTCATCCAAATAACTTCCAGCTGTCCCTTTGCCTCCTCTGCCAGCCCAGTAACCAGCATTTGTGCACATGACATGCTGGCACAACTAGCCTCGAATTATTGCATTGCGCTGATATGTACGGATAATGAGCTAAATGAATTCTTGCCCGTTGTCGAGTGTGTTCTACTATCACTACTTCTTTTTGAGTCGACATTATCACTACTTGATTTTTTCTTTTGAGGGGGCGCTATCACTACTTGTCAGATAATTGATCCAATATTTTTAGGCCCGTCAGTAAGTAGACATTAGACCAAAACCCAACTCAACCATCCCAAGGCCAGGCCCTAGGTTCAAAAAAGAGGGCCAGGCCCAGGCAGGTTAATTTGACCAGTTTTTTATTTCTGAGTcttttttttttagcatcagtacagacacaagcactcatatacacgcgcatacactcacccttatgaacgcacacacgcataccctacccctatgagcacctccgaaagactgagccgacatatcatcttgaaatttacgaagtcaccgtaggcacctcgtcgttcacgggaacgtctccttccactgaaagcgcatcgccgaaaatcctgaaataaattcaggaataatgcgagcaccaggatttgaaccctggtgggttgaggATACcattgtccacctaaccatctcaaccacaggttgagaGTTCGCAATAACCTACTAGTTCGTATCCGTAGGCTAGGGTAAAACAGAAGATTACCAATCGATCGATCTACCAGGATCGAGATCGATCCATGTCTTCCTCCACGGTACGCAAGCGCCCACCTGCCATTACCGCCGCCACCGCCAGCTCCGGGGACATCTCGCCATGGACGACCCTGCACGGGGATCTGGTCCGCCTCGTCGGATGGCGGGTGCTCGCCGGGGACCTACTCGACTACGTCCGCTTCCGTGCCGTCTGCCCGTACTGGCGGTCCAGCACCGTCTGCCCGCGCGGCCACGGAATCGTTGATTCGCGGTTTCACACGCGCCGCTGGATGATGTTGCCCGAGGGGCACGGGCTCCATCCCCGTGAAGACGGCAAGAAACGTTTCTTCAACCTGTCCACTGGAGTCTTCGTCCGCCCTCGACTTCCTGTTCTTAGAGACCACTTCGTCCTCTGCCCAGCAGATGGCATGCTCCTCGTCCTGCGGCCGCGGACATACACCCAGGGCGACCATCCATGCCTCCTCCATCCCTTCACGGGCGACGTTGTGGAGCTCCCGGCAGACATAACTCTCCCAGAAAACTTGGAAAGACGCTTGTTACCAATCAACGTGTTCGCCGCTGTGAGTACAAGTCCAGATGGAGTCCTTGGGGTCATGGTCACGTTTCAGAATACACCATTCATACTCTTTGCTAGCACAAATGACAAGCGGTGGAGTTTATGTGCCTTTCCGGGCTTCCGCCCACACCCACATGCAAGCCCATTATCATTCAAAGGACAACTTTACATGTTGCAGGAGCAGATATCTAGCTCGGAAGTAAATATTCTCCGGTTCGACCCACCTTGGCAAGATCACTCAACGACATTGGGTTTAGCTTCGTCTTCCTTGTTGTCACCCAAGTTGGTTGCCACATGTCCCGCGGATAAGTTCCACTTGCCCGAGCTGGTAGAATGCGACTCCGAGATCCTGGTGGTTGGCAATAAAGAAACTACACATATTCTTATTTACAGATTAGCGGATCTTGCCCAAGGAAAGTTTGTCCCAGTAAAAAGCATCGGAGGAAATGCTCTTTTGATTGATAGTAAAAGGAACCCGAGTTTTAGTTTGTCGGCGGTGCCTACCACCACGGGTGATACCATTGTGCTTGCAGATCGCACCCCTGACAAATATATTTTTCAATACCACCTCAGCAGCGATACCTGGTCATCAAGAGTTGGGGGATGTGCAGAACATGGTTGTAGCATGGAGTGTTGTACTTGTAGCCTCATTGACCATATGTGCAATACCTGTCGATGTGTTTCTAAGTGGTGAGCTACTTGTTGCACCCGCTCAAACTTACTTAGTTCAGACAACTTAGTTGGCATGATAATGATTCCCCTCCTATATATACATGCAGGGACACACGTGGTGGAATAATCAGTCCAGCCAGGTGGAATAATAATCAGTTCATTGCGAACCATAATGCAGGTCATATCTAGCGGTTAGCATGGGTGGCGATATGCATGGAGCAAGTTCAATTTGAACTGTAATACCTTCGTTAACCGACTGTTATGCTGTGGCAGATATTCTCTTATCTTCTGCTAGTAAATTGCTCGAGTTATACCTATTTGGCAGTACATACTTCAGTTCTAGCTAGTAGTACAAAATTGTTAATCGTAATTCATCTCATCTCATAATATTCTGTACCTGAAATTTATTGGTTTGTTCATTCATCTCCTCCTGCTTCAGTTCCTTGTACTCCATCCTTCTTTCCCCTATCTTTACATGCAGTTCTGAAGTCTGATTATTTGGTTCTCAACATTTCAGCACTAGCAGAATCAGAGAAGCCATTCCTTCTAACCACCCCATGAACGAACAAAAAATAGTCTTTTTGGACCATCTATTATTTCAGAGCATTTAGGAATGTTTTTTCATCATGAAAATTTGTACATCTGTAGACTATTTGTTAATGTTTGTtgcaaaaaaatcagatttttgaATTTTTACAGTTGTTCTGATTTTATGGTTCACGAGGGAGCATTTAAGCTGACGAGCAGAACTAGATGCCCTATTTCACATTTATTTTTCTAGTATCTTGTTTTATTAAGCTGCAGATGGTTCATGTCGTTCATACATATATGGAGGTTCACCATGCCTCGGTTTGGTCTGCACAGGATTCTTAGTGGCCTGCTGCCGGTCCACCTGTGGCCGATCCTTTCTTAATTTGTTGCATTATTATTAATCAGTTACTGCTTGCACAGATAGATACAATACAACTAGTAgtatgaaaatgatttgcataacTAGGAGAAGGGTAACTGAAGGGTTTTTTTTTTCGGGTGGAGGGTAACTGAAGTCGAATTGCCACTTTGCGACGCGTGGTCTGCGAGCCCAGTGATAGTTGCGGCAGCACTTGATAATCCCTAGATAGACACGGCACGGCCGCAGTACTCTTCTTTCCTTTGAGAAATTTGCAGTCCCTAGAGCTTAACAAATTTTCACTTGGCCTTGACAGCTCGCTGTGTATTGATGGTTCGAATTATAGATGGACGCGTAGCAAACTCCATCGATCACCGGATAGTAGATGCATAGCATATACTCGTATTGTGAATGCATGTCATTTTCATGCAGACAGATCGACAACCAACTTATTAGAGTGTACTGTACCATGCATGCTTCATGCTTCAGCTAGCATGCATATACATAGCTGCATATCTCTCTCTTCCAGTTCCAGCATCCAATCGGCCACCCCAGAGAAGGAAAAGACGCATGCAAATTAAGCTCTTGCAAGCAAGTACAGATCACTGAACAGAATTCAGACACATCGCTCAGGTTAATTATGTGCTTGCTGCTAGTTCTAGAATATAGTACACTAGAAGTGTTGGGCGTGCTTTTGCTGCACCGTTGGTGTTGTTGTGTTTCTTAAAAACATTACTCACTCTGTTTCAAATATAAGGTATATTatttttttccgcaaaaaaaaggtatattatttttttaaagtcaaatatttttaagtttgatcaaatttgtagagaaatatatcaaaattgATAATACCAAATCGGTAtatttagattcatcatgaaatgaatttccatTTTTTGTTTAATATTATGGATGTTGACATTTTTGGCTTTGAACTTGGTCAAAGCTAAAGGAATTTGACTTTCAAAAAAACTAATACCCCTCTTATTTTGGAACTGgtggaatatttagtttggcgaGGACGGGAAATGATGTGTGTGTTTCATTTTTTTATAACTCGATGATTTGGTGGGCCTTTCTCGATGTGATTTTGTGTTATTCGCTAAGAAACCCATATTTATGTGGGGAAGTTTCTGTGTCGGTAGctgcatgtactatattggtgctataGTATCACATGATGGTGTTTTTTTAGGTGGTGGAAGGTGAGCgggattgatatgtttttatagcTGGTTGCTGATGATTGATTTAAAAAATGCTTGGCTCGATCAAAAGCGTAAACCAAATCCATAATTGAATACCTCAATCAAATTGAAGACCTTCAAAATTAGGGTACAATAGTAAATTAAAATAATTGAATAGGAGAGCTCCTCAAGAAATTATTGACCCAGTCAAAATTAAGTGACTCAATTTTAAATGAAGACCTCAATTAATTATGAGGCCTTAAAAAAGTTAGAAAGCACAATGTATGTATagtataaaagaattgaatgagagagctttgagaaattgttgacccgatcAAAAACGGGTGATCCAATTTTAATTGAAGGCCTCAATTGATTCTATTCCAAGCCCTTTAAAATTAGTGAGCTTAGTGTTATAGAGGATGCACAATTTTTTTGGTGTTCACGCTTTTTCACTTTTTTGGGGcatcctttttcttgttttttattCTATCCATTTTGGATTTTACTAgtttttaaattttattttgaCAAGTCAATACTTTTAAATAGGAAAATATTTCTTTAAAATGCATGAGCTTTTCTAAAGCCCTTGAACATTTTTTAAGTCTTCAACATTTTTAGTATCCATTAATATTTTGTGTTTATTatcattttttaatatatttttactTCAGGAATGCTTTTATAGATTTTTATCAACATTATTTAAatgcacaattttttttaaaaaggacCATGATATTTGACACGTGTGTGCTAGATAGCAAAATTTACCACATACCTCTTTCTTTCTCCCTAATTACATGCATGATTGTGTGCATTCCTTTCTTTAATTATATGCATGTATTAGAGGAGAAAAAGATGATGTCATCCTAGATTCTCCTTATTCTAAAAATTCAAAATATTTTGTAGCTCAAACTGTCTGTCCGACGCAAAGACCATTTCCACACAAGAGATTCATCGTAACGAAATCTTCGAAAGTAGATCTCATATTGATATGTTTCGATGACTTTTTTTAGGTCAAAAGTTACATTCCTGAGTTACATAAATTACCATGTGTGTGGTATGCAAGTTATCATAAATTATCGGAGGCATCAAAATGGTTCTCTCACTCTTCTctacatacacatgtatatatgcGTTAGAGGAAAAAATGTATATCATCCTAGATTCTCTCTATTCCAAAACTTTAGAATGTTTTGTATCTCAAATTGTTGGTCCGATGCAAAATCTCTTTTCACATAAAAAATTCCTCACGGCGAGTTCTTCGAAACTATATCTCATGTTGATATGTTCTTGTGACTTTTACTTTCGGTCAAAAGTTATCATAGATGGGCTACATATGTTACCATGTCTGTGGTATACAAGTTATCGTGGTATTTTCACACAAGTTGCCCGgtgtatgtttttcaacaactttgTACACTCTTTGGTCAAAGTTCCCTCGGTGTTTGTATAAAATTTATCAGTTATGCGGTTTGCATTTTTTTTTTACATAACTTACCGGGGCATATTGTTCAACAAAAAATTTGCCTCCTTGGTCAAAGTTACCGTagtgtttgtacataagttatcgAGTATGCGGTTCGTATATTACTGtgttattttcacataagttattgGGGGTATATTTTTGAACAATTTTTTCCCTCCTTGGTCAAAGTTATCGCCTGTATGTAAGTTATTGGGTATGTGATTTGTATGTTACCGTGATATATTCACATATTACCGCTGGTaagtttttcaacaactttttttctTGTAAAAGTTAACATGGTGTTTGTATGTAAGTTAGCGGTTGTGCGGTacttatattaccatgttatttgcaTAGATATTACCAGGGTATGCTTGAAAAACTTTTTTCCCTTGGTTAATATTACCGCGGTACTTATACATAAGTTATGATATTTTCACATATTTTTCATGGGTTTTTTCTACAACTATTTTTTGGGGGGGACAAAGTTCTTAGGTACAAAGACTCAAGATCATAAAATTGGCAATAAAATAGTTGTTTGTTTAGTTTTCTGAGAAACATTTGTAACTTTAAATACTCATAACATTACAAGTACACTGATTTGGACCTAAGATCCAATAAAATACAAAGTAACTTCTATGACTAAAATTACAATAAAATCTCTTGAAAACGTCTTCTTCGCGGCGTCAATCTCTGCTCgaagaaatactccaaagacttcGGTAAAGAGATTGCAATTGCACTGAAGCAACGATGTTGTCACTCTTTTACCTGCACGAACACTACCAATAATGATTTTTGAAAGCGCCTTGAGTTGCCCATCCAAAGAGATGAAAAGCCTGGATCGATGAACGTGCTTGGGTTGGGGATGATCCCCTAGATGTGCAGGTCGtcgaatcactatatcttcaccATGTTGTCAATGAAAGTTTTCAATTCCACAAAAAATCAGACCAACAAAAAAGCTTGACACAACAACATAAAAAAATCAGATCTGAGTAATCGGATCTGCGAGGACAGAAAACTCTCTAACCTCATGACACTGCCAAAAAAATGAGTGAAAATTTATTCTCACAAAACTATGATAATCAGTAGAAGAACATAGAGATCTTGAAGATGCGAGGTCCCCCCACCTCTCAGCGCCAGGATGACAGCCGGAGGCGAGGGGACCTAAATTTCTCAGATGACGACAGTGATGGTACAAGAAACCCTTATTGTTTGTTTATTTTCTTGTGGGGTAATTGTTTGTTTAGTATGGTTGTTTGGCTGAACCAAGGGGCCTCATCTGGCCTTCCCACGTGCATAACAAGAAGTCGGTAGAAACTTGAGCCCAAATGCTAGATGACTGTTGTAAAACAATCACCGGGTAGGCGGAAACTTTTACAAACAAAAACGATCAAACGCATGGTGACATCCTGTGTACTAATATGGCTAAGAGATCAAATAGTTTGGTTTCCCAACTCCAACAAAAGCCAAAACGCCGGTGAGTTAGTTGCAGGGTCGAGCTCGCTTCCTAGCTATCGGTGTCATTTTCCATCATTTTTATCCTCTGCTCCGAATAGATGGGAGCGTTAGGTGCCGAAAACCGCGTCCGCCAGATGCGGATCGGACGGAGTTGCATGCGTTCGGTACGTCCACCAAGAAGATGTGGTGTGCCACTTAGATTTCccatttcaaaaatatgttttcTGAAATTCCACACCATGATTTGTAAGTTAATGAATCTTTAGAATATACTATTTTTAAACAAGAATATATATCTAGATCGAACATTTATAATAAATTGACCACCTTTTAAATTTGTTGaatatttttaaactttataaatatttttaaaatttagtGATAAAATTCTACTCTTTTGTATTTTATTTCATTTATCTAAACCAAATATAAATTTTTTGCATCTAAAAGAAAAAATACAATAGATTCTGACATAAAAATGGGCCCGGACCAATTTTAGTCCACGGATACCGGTCCTGGGATTTTGGCCAGCCCAGCACAGCGCCGCATCCGCGTTTACTCGCTATCCCGTGCCTTATGTTACAGGATAGGAGCTCTACTTTCTAAGCTTGAacatttttgcaggaaatctgtgtgcaaaaatataaaataaagaGAAAACCTAAGAAAAAGGCCAATGCAATAACAGTGAAAAAACCTATTAAAAAAACACAGGGAAAAAACTTGTGGGCGCTCAATTATTGTGCTGGCCCAAAATAGTCGGCTGCAGGCGAGCTGTAATAAAATCAGTACTGGCGATGTATAGCCTCTGCAATAGTTGCTCAATAAAAAATGGTATCTGGGATTTTGGCTAGCCCAGCACAGCGCCGCATCCGCGTTTACTCCCTATCCCACGCCTTATGCTACATGATAGGAGCTCTACTTTCAAAGCTTGAACATTTTTATTTTGTCAAAACAAGCAAACCCTCAAAACAAATGTGAACGAAGAAGTAGGGACGTTGTAGTTGTACTTCTGTTCGACAGGTCTGGAACTTGGGAGATCGCCTTAATTAGGGCTATGATTGCTGTTAATTTTTTTCCAACGAGGCATCCCCCATATGATCGCCGTTATAAAGTTAGCTCGGATGTTCTGATTTTCCTTGTTTCCGCCGGTGCTCTGCTTTTACCTTAATGGAGAAGGCGCAACGCCCAGGAACTCAGAAATGAAGATCATCAAGCCATTTCTACCGTGCGGCACCACTTTGACGATATCCTGCCCTTGTGGTAATCCTTGCCCAAAGAACAGTAGTAGAGTACATCGGACCTCAACACTCAGCAGAGATTAGCACCATGGATAATGCACCGCGAGAGACAGCAGCAGCCACAGAACGGGAAGCCACACACGGAGATCCAGAGCGGAGCCCTGCATCTGCTGCTTGATTTTgggtttccagtgtgatgatttgCTCAAGAGAATACAAACATCAGAGGAGCATTATGATCCAAATTCCTTGAAATTCTCGTGGTGCACATCGATGTTGTATCGTGTCGGCAGGAAGGCCACAGGCCAAAAGCTTTCTGGCCATGCTGCATAATGCAGAGATACAGAACAGCACAATCAGACACTCTTCCAGGAGCCAGAACTTCTCTCTCGCTCAGCAGCCAACAATCTCAGAAAACAAATGAGCCAGTTCACACAAGTTACATGTAAATTTCCTCTTGCTTTCTTCCATTACGCATCATCTAATCAATCCATACTATATCGACAGCAGCTGCTGCAGCAGCCAGTGGATGACACACAAGTAAGAACAGAGAAAGATGGCAAAAATTATCAGTCTATTTCCCGTGGATTacatgatgatatgatgatgatgaacttaTTCACATTATCACATAAGGCAGAGTATCAGATATTCAGAACTTGAGTGGTAGTAAAACAGAGACCAAAAATCCAATTCTATCGAGATAGTAGAAGCACTTCGCAGTaggcagccgcgccgccgcgttagTCCGGGagcaggaaggggaggaggtgacGCATCCGAAGCAGGCGGGAGGCCGATCAGAGGCGGAGCAGCGTGTCGCAGCGCCAGTCCATCTCGTCGGCGGCGGCCGCGGGGTCCGGCAGGTTCAGATCGAAGGGCAGCGAGGACGAggaggggcgcggcggcgctgCAACCTCGTCTGCGGCAGCGGCGCCCCCCG
Above is a window of Triticum aestivum cultivar Chinese Spring chromosome 6B, IWGSC CS RefSeq v2.1, whole genome shotgun sequence DNA encoding:
- the LOC123133873 gene encoding uncharacterized protein — protein: MSSSTVRKRPPAITAATASSGDISPWTTLHGDLVRLVGWRVLAGDLLDYVRFRAVCPYWRSSTVCPRGHGIVDSRFHTRRWMMLPEGHGLHPREDGKKRFFNLSTGVFVRPRLPVLRDHFVLCPADGMLLVLRPRTYTQGDHPCLLHPFTGDVVELPADITLPENLERRLLPINVFAAVSTSPDGVLGVMVTFQNTPFILFASTNDKRWSLCAFPGFRPHPHASPLSFKGQLYMLQEQISSSEVNILRFDPPWQDHSTTLGLASSSLLSPKLVATCPADKFHLPELVECDSEILVVGNKETTHILIYRLADLAQGKFVPVKSIGGNALLIDSKRNPSFSLSAVPTTTGDTIVLADRTPDKYIFQYHLSSDTWSSRVGGCAEHGCSMECCTCSLIDHMCNTCRCVSKWDTRGGIISPARWNNNQFIANHNAGHI